The nucleotide sequence GGTGCCAAGTTCGATCATGAACTTTTTTCTTCAGGAGAGATGAGCGAGGAGGAACACTACCAGTACATTCGGTTCACCATAGAGGCTGTTGAGGACATTTACCGCACCAACCGGTACATTAGATACGTGGTGGTTTTCCAGAACTGGCTGGCACCTGCGGGTGCCTCCTTTGAACACCTCCACAAGCAACTGGTGGGCTTGGATGAGTGGGGCACGGATATGGAAAACGAGGTGGCGGTGGCCAGGGAAAACCCCAATGCATACAATGAACTGGTAGTCAACTTCGCCAGCTACACAAACAGGGTAATAGCAGAAAACGATTATGCCATTGCCTTCGTGGACATAGGCCACAGGTTCCCCACGGTGGCCATTTACTCCAAGAGCCGCAACCTCAGGCCCTCAGAGCATGAACCTGAGGAGGTAAAAGGCATGAGCGATCTAATCCATGCCTGCCATGCGGCCACCGGAAGCAGCGTGTCCTGCAATGAGGAATGGTACTTCATGCCCGAGGATTGTTTGGATAGAATTCCATGGCATGTCATGATCAAGTGGAGGGTGAACAATCCCGCCGGATTTGAAGGTGGCACGCAAATATACATCAACCCCATTAGCTACATCCAGCTAAGGGATCAGATCGTTCCCAAGTTGTATCAGCTTCGAGACCAGGGGCGCATCACCAACATGAGGATAGGTCCTGAATGCAGGCTCGCCCCAAACCCTTTGATGTACAACAGGCCATAAAGGGCATCTTGGGGGCATAATGGGCCAGGCTTTTTCCCAAAGATGCTTCTTCGTGTTGGAAGCCGTGCATCCGTATTCCATGGCCATATGGTGTCATGGCGCTGCTGGCCAAAAGAACTGAGCCTGGCAGCTCAAGACCTCCAAGCCCAGGAAACCCTCTGTTCTATGATGTTCCAAGACCTCTCCTTTTTCCCCTTGGAGCAATTTCACGGCCCCATGCCGAGTCCTCCCCGTCCAGGTAAAGCAGAGATCTCTCATCCTCTGAGAGAAATTCAGGATCCATCCCAGCGTATTTCTCCCCAGAGCCCGGGTTGAAACCCTTTGGCCAAGAATTGCCTGTATTCCCAAAAAGAATCCCTGACTGTTATGCCCTCCCCATGGCCGGGCAAAAGCAGGATCTCCGGAGCCAGGGTGAAAATCTTCTTTTCCAGACTTTCCAGGAGTGATTGGAAGCCTTCCGGGCTCCACGTCCGCCCCGGGCCTCCTGGGAACACGGTGTCCCCACAGAAGGCCAAGAGCTCATCCAGCACAAAGCTGCAACTTCCCTCGGTATGGCCCGGGGTGTGAAGAACTTTCAGCCTGGCCTCACCCAGTGCAACCACCTGTCCATCCTCCAGATGGATTTCGGGTTTCAGTTCCATTGCCCCAGGCTCCAAGACATGAACTCCCACTGGTGCTCTTGTGGCTGTGCGCACCTCTGGGAGGGCCCCCACATGGTCCGGATGAATATGGGTAAGCAGGATTCCCACCACCTGGCAATGGGCCACCTCCCCCAAGAGCCACTCAGGATCCCATGGTGCATCTATGAGCAAGGCCTCTTGGCTGGAGATATGTTTCAGAACATAGGCATTGGTCTCCCAGGGTCCCAATTGCCCTCTTATTACCTGTAGTCCTCGCTCATCCAGGATCTTTTTAACCTTCCCCCCCTTCATGAAGACCTCCTCTTCTCACCTCTTGGGCACTGGGGGAATAACCAGCTCCAGCCTCTTGCCTTTCCTAAATAATTCCAGCCTCATTTTCCCTTGAGAAGATTGCAGGGCCTCTTCCAATTCCTCAGGGCTTTCCAAGATCCTGCCCTCAATCTTCTCCAGAATGTCTCCTGGCTGGATCCCTCCCCTTTGGGCCGGGGTTTCGGAAAACACATGGGCAACCAGAACACCCTTACCCTTGTGCCCCAGCGCCAGGCTCAGCTGCTGGTCCAGCTCCTGCACCTCCAAACCGTAGAGCTCAATGAGAGAGCCCGTCATGCTCAAGCTCTTGGTTTCAAAAAGAGATCTTTCCACTGAGACTGGTTTCATGGTCTTAACAGCCAAGACCAATGCATCGCTGGGGCGGGCATCCACCTGGATGAGTCCTTTGGGTCCTTTGAGTAAGATCAGGGCATAGTAGATCTCCTCTTTGAGTTCTGTCACCCTGACCTCTTCCAGTGAAGCCTCCAGGCGGTTTATGACCGAGGCCAGCAGGTCATGGGTAAGGGGCCTCTTGGAGACATGTCCCCCCATGGCTGCCTCCAGAGCCATGGCCTCTGCCTCTCCTATCCATATGGGCATGGTTCTCCTTCCGCTCGGATCTGTTAACAAAACCACAGGCTGGGCCGTACGGGGATCTCTCACCACTGCCTGCACCTTCACCCGCTGGAAATCCCCCCAAGCTGGGATTGCTGTCAAAAGCCACATGAGCACAAAGAGCCATGAGACCATCCCTGGCAGGAGAAGTTCTGACAGCCTGGCCAATCCAGACATGGTGTCACCTCCTAGGAAACTTGATGCAAATGGCCCACAAACTTGCTAAGAACTGATGTACGTGGCCTCGTCATGGGTTGCAAACCAGGCCCATAACTCAATAAGTGCCTTAGGGTCCTGTTTTTCTGTCCATGCGAGGGTTCAAAAAATCTTCCCAGAAGTGTTCCCGGTCTTCAGTGGAAGGTCCACCCATCCATTTGGCCGCCCACTGGACCACTTATCTGAAAAAGCTCATCTTTCCCTTTTTCTATTATCACTGATCCTGGGGCTCAGTTGAACCATTGTTCAAGAATTGTTGAAAAGTGTTCCACCCCGAGGGCTGCTGCCTTAACTGTTTTTAATAACTGAAAAAGCGGTTATACCTTGGGCTTGCATATCAAATTCTCTCAAGATAGATCCCTGTGAGAAATCAGCATAGCCTGGGACCTAGGCATCCCCAGTCTCCTGGCCTTGCCTAATCCGCCTGACTGGCACATCATATGAAGCACCAGGTGGGGGGTTGACTCCCCTTGGGAGCATGGTAATTGGCCTTTGGGAGGTGTGTTATGAAAGCATCCCTTCAAGCCGACGGTCAGAGCATAGCCATGAAGCCTTTTGTAGAAGAATTCGTGGCCAGGGTTGGCATAGCCGTGCTTCAGTCCCTCAAGGGGACTCAGGGCGCCAC is from bacterium and encodes:
- a CDS encoding MBL fold metallo-hydrolase encodes the protein MKGGKVKKILDERGLQVIRGQLGPWETNAYVLKHISSQEALLIDAPWDPEWLLGEVAHCQVVGILLTHIHPDHVGALPEVRTATRAPVGVHVLEPGAMELKPEIHLEDGQVVALGEARLKVLHTPGHTEGSCSFVLDELLAFCGDTVFPGGPGRTWSPEGFQSLLESLEKKIFTLAPEILLLPGHGEGITVRDSFWEYRQFLAKGFQPGLWGEIRWDGS
- a CDS encoding bifunctional nuclease domain-containing protein, producing MSGLARLSELLLPGMVSWLFVLMWLLTAIPAWGDFQRVKVQAVVRDPRTAQPVVLLTDPSGRRTMPIWIGEAEAMALEAAMGGHVSKRPLTHDLLASVINRLEASLEEVRVTELKEEIYYALILLKGPKGLIQVDARPSDALVLAVKTMKPVSVERSLFETKSLSMTGSLIELYGLEVQELDQQLSLALGHKGKGVLVAHVFSETPAQRGGIQPGDILEKIEGRILESPEELEEALQSSQGKMRLELFRKGKRLELVIPPVPKR
- a CDS encoding DUF4921 family protein; its protein translation is MTRTRQYAEMIVRMADGTIKQINPLTGRESWYVPGRGNRPLPHHKPDQQKPIEVKEVEDFCSFCTSRYFETPPEKSRLVRTQNGYRTLYRLLPHQLHETKPLFRRVANLFEIVTTEYWEKNYDYTLSPELQAWKETYLSNPAGQKHAFGVVDAKLRMMGKSPEQIAAVTDFPEREKMCDAFFGGGHELIVAGRHYREGAKFDHELFSSGEMSEEEHYQYIRFTIEAVEDIYRTNRYIRYVVVFQNWLAPAGASFEHLHKQLVGLDEWGTDMENEVAVARENPNAYNELVVNFASYTNRVIAENDYAIAFVDIGHRFPTVAIYSKSRNLRPSEHEPEEVKGMSDLIHACHAATGSSVSCNEEWYFMPEDCLDRIPWHVMIKWRVNNPAGFEGGTQIYINPISYIQLRDQIVPKLYQLRDQGRITNMRIGPECRLAPNPLMYNRP